The following is a genomic window from Mya arenaria isolate MELC-2E11 chromosome 4, ASM2691426v1.
ATACTGAACCTCTCAGCGTGCATATCAGTAGCATTGTGTTTGAAATACTGGACCTCTCAGCGTGCATATCAGTAACATTGTGTTTGAAATACTGGACCTCTCAGCGTGCATATCAGTAACATTGTGTTTGAAATACTTGACCTCTCAGCGTGCATATCAGTAACATTGTGTTTGAAATACTGGACCTCTCAGCGTGCATATCAGTAACATTGTGTTTGAAATACTGGACCTCTCAGCGTGCATATCAGTAACATTGTGTTTGAAATACTGGACCTCTCAGCGTGCATATCAGTAACATTGTGATTGAAAGGTTCCTGAAAATGTACGCATATTTTTCATGCGTTTTACAATAAGAGACTATGTGTATAATGATCTGCAAATTATCGTAAGAAAAGCACTTTatacacatttgttttgaaagtcgATCTCAGTATCTTAAAGCACTTTAAGGTTGCATTAGGTAGCTGTTGGCAGTCAATTACAAAATGTGACCGAGTTTGTTAGGTTTGAATATGTTTCGATGATAAAACAAGCATGTTGACAACCAAGCCTCGACCGTTTACATGATCCCTGAAATGTTTAAGCACTTTgcagttatcaaaatattatagtGAGTTCCGCGTCTCCAAAATACGGTTATACATATGTGATAtaaatggtatattttgttCGACAATTCCTTAAAACTGTATGTGGTAGATCATTTTGTTGTGTTCGTCTGTTAATCTATTGGAATTGTTTCTCTCCTGTGATTCTCCAAGAATCATCtctaaatcttgaatggttacTCTTTGAGAGACAATCTCGCTTGCTCAGCAACTTGAATAGTCGGTGATTTCACAAGGTCATGCTGAAAGTGAAACTGTCCTCTGTATTGCAATACGCGGGGTTAAAAAACGTAACAAGAACACAGGATGAAACACGTCCGCATTTCTGCAGGAGTTTTCTTATTACACATACTGATTTGTGTAAAGGGCCAAAGAGTTAAATAGCTGTTCTGCAGTAGGAACTAGAGGAACTCAGAACAATCGTCATTCTGAACTGATAGTCATATCTATAACTGCTAATGTAACTATACACGTAGCGAGAATGTTGTAGCGTGGATCAAAGCTATCAGTGTTGCATACAACCAGACAGAGACTCGCTTTTCATTTTTGATAGTATATGGCTATTTATCGCTATAACCGGAATTGAGACAATCCAAACGAtcaaaaaacaatatctttgttaaattgttatttcgtTTTATGTTTCCGGTGATATATCCTTGTTTGTGTTTGCGAGTTATTCTGGATTTTTTAGCAAAACAAGACTACTATATCCACACAGTATGGTACAAGAAACGAAATGAAAACTGTGGCattgtttatatgcatttaaaacagTTCATTAGAAACAAAATGAGTCAGACACAATATTGGTGTACCCTCTtagataaataaacatacataacaacgttcatatttttgaaataaacatatatatatatatatatatatatatatatatatatatatatatatatatatatatatatatatatatatatatatataagttatatcAGTTGAAATGTTAATATCTATAAAGAAGAAACATTTCTTATAATGTTCACAAAATAATCTCCAAGAAATTAAATGTTCTTGCATTTTGAATATACTTATATTCGGTCCCCAACATGCCTTTAAATGAAGCACAATTATATCATCAACTTCTAACAACGTTCGACAACCGCCATTTCCTGGATTCCCTATATATCAACGAGCTCGTGCCCGTTGATCAACTCCGCACCATTGCAGCGCGTACTACCGTGCTGGTTCTTCAACGAGAACAGCTCTCCAATATCTCCACACCCCTTCCCACTGTCGGTCGTATTCCACACTTCTCTTGCGAGACTTACGCCGTCAATCGCACATACGCCATTACCAACACTGACAACAGTTTCCAAAACTTGACTTTCTTCCCTCGATCTAGCTATATCAGCGTCTATATCACCTTCATGAGATTCCTGGTTAGTTACACTATGCGCTGTCATATCGGCATCACAACTATTAATGCTCTCTTCGTCGGTTTCCAGTATAACCGGCGTGCAGTGAGGGTAGGCCGTCCGCACTTTCCCGCTTACATGTTCCATAGGAATATCCTGAACGGTAGTTTCTTTATCATCAGTATCGTGCGTTTCAGGTGTTTCAGAGTGATCGTCCAAATCGCCATAAGctattgttgtttctttttcattgttattttcaacGCTTTCATCATTCTGTTCCATCTCTTCCGTGACTGTCTCATGTTCCACAATGTCTTTACAGTTGCCAATGACTGACTGTGCTGTTGTTGAAACAGGTTGTAGCGGCTTTTTAAATTCACCACCATCGAGCGAAGCTGATTTAGCTGATGAATATCTCTGCTGATTGTCACCAGCGTTCTTCTTAAAGCGTTTACTGTTGGGGAAAAGAGATGCAagattaagtttaaaaacaCCAGCTTTCCTGAGATCTTGTTCAAACTTTGTGCCCTTGATTTCGTCACAACTAACGTTCACTATATTGTTGGTCTCCGTGCCATCGGACGATATTGACATTCGACTCCTCGACTTTGAGGGCGGGTCTATAACGTACAGTTTCTTGTCTCCATGTTTCTTTGCACAGTGCATCTTGACCTTCACCCTCAAAGCAGCAGAAAAGGGACAGTAGCCACATTTAAATTTAGAAGACGATGGTGACTGAACACTGAGCTCAGGTGAATCCTTTGCAATCGCTACACATTCACTTCCGCTACTGGCCGTATCCAACTGCTCCGTCTTGTCAGTCTGGTCCATATCCAACTGAAGAACGGTGGCAGCCTTGCGCTTGTTCCGGTTGCAGAGCTGTGAGAGCTGCTCGGTGGTGTATTCAACGTAACCCTGAACGTCCTCGCCGAACGATGAGCTGTCGCTAGAACCGTCGTCGCCGCCCTCATTCTCCTCGTCAACCTCGttgtcatcgtcatcatcatcgtcatcatcatcatcatcatcatcatcgtcgtcgtcgtcgtcgtcgtcttcaGGTGGGAGCAAGTTCGGTATGTACCCCACTAGGCCTCCGTTTACATCCATCAATTGGTCACCTGTAAGCAAACATTAAAACGTGTTTGGAAACAGAACGTTTAAAACttcaacaaacattttgacTTGTTTCAAAAAAGAATTTTCAAAAGCAAATTGCTTTTAGGATGGTATTTAAATAGAAGTAGAATACAATCTTCATTTCTCCGTATAATACTTCAAGTAACAGAACCTCACCGTTTTTGTCTCTTATCTCCTCTACGACTTGCACGAGGTCCAACTCTTGCGTCTTGAAATCGCGGCCACAATGACTGCGCTCCTTTCGGTGGTGTTTGCGCACCTCGGACCGGTAGAAGGCGCGGTAGTCGCACCAATGACACTTGAACCGGGGCTGCATGTGCTTCATCTTTACATGGTCCGTCATACCGCCACTCTTGGTCCTGTACGAGCAGTACGGACACTCGATGTTGCCCTCCAGGTCGCGGGAAAATGTTGACTGCTGCTTGGATGATTTCGTGTTTCCTTTCATGTCCATGATAACGCGATATTCGTTCACAGGGACCGTGAATAAGCCCTTGGTTAGGAAGCTCTCTATGTGTTTCTCTAGGTAGTTGTGTTTCTTGTATCTGAACGAGGTTTCCGGGACTGCAGGGTGCTCAGTTCTCACGTGGTTTTTGATGTGAGACGATTGGCTTGCCGTCATTTCACAGAAGTCACATGTCCAGGGTTTGTACTCCACGTGCATAAACAGGTGCTGCTTCATTTTAGATTTGTCTTTTGAAATGTGATTGCAAGTTTCTGGGTCAAACGTACACTTGTACATTGTCTTAAAGGTGGTACGAGTTTCCTTCTTGACTTTAACAGGATTATCAGCAGCTTGTGGTGGCGGCAGTGTGTGTTTAATAGGAGACGACGAGTTGGCAGCAGCCGTCTGCTGACGTGTCTGATGTATGGCCACTGTGTTTACAACGGTAGACTGCGCTGGTATAGTTTCGTTTTCTACTGGTTCCGTTTTTATCAGTAATGGTACACCGGCTGAGACGTTGACTGAAATTAAAGGCTTCGGTGCTGGCCATTTGGCTGGAAGCTTTGTTGGCGCCGGTGGCGATTCAACAGTTTCGTCTTTAactgaaaaatacaataacaatatccTGAAAGTAGGTCATCGAATCAAATATCAACAAGTAGACATCTATGCATATTCTTGTACATAAATTGAGTATTATAGAAGGCTTTTTTTCATTCTATAATTCACAGTATAATAAATCAAAGTAAAACTTCGACCCCGGGCTCAATGGTCTGATCATTAAAAGCCTTTACTTGGTACTAACTACCTgcaacaaaaatgttatatcaGTCCCGGTAAATAACCAGTCTTATGCAATGGAAGCTTAGGATATTTTTGAAGACTTCCGTCATAAACTTATGCACTGAtcacttatataaatatatataaatgatacaatTTACGTTATAACACAACTCACCTATTTCAGCGGCGTCGAGGTCTTCATTTCCGGTAAGCTCTGTGACGATGACCGGATTTCCTTTGTGTACCTCGCGGATGTGGTTCTCAACGAACGATctttaaaatagaaaagaaaCTGACTTATACAAGATTCCAGATGGAATGCGTTCCATCATTGACATCATAGCCAGCATGCACCATGTCTAACAATAAATCTCTTCGCCGACGggctataaaacatttatatgaaaagccGATGCCAAGCCGATGCCAACGCTCGTCCGATTTTGATTTCCGTCTAACTAGCCGAtgccaacgctcgtctgattTTGATTTCCGTCTAACTAGGGACAAATACacgttttttgtgtttttttgttgttttttttttttttggggggggggggtcacttatagaaggcttaaactaggccttcaaaGGCCTACTtgaatccttctataagtgacacccccccccccccccccgaaaataAACCGTGTACAGTAAACAACCtttgtgtattgatcttaatcaaATTGCCTGATTGTTTGCGTATTGCAATAGTGAACATGTGTTTCATCTGTAATGTTATTACCTTTATGATTACAAAAGCACCACGACCACAAGGCCGATGGCTTAATTAAGGCTATGGCAAAGCtttattccatttttaaaaaatcctaAAAGCTCAATCTGATTTCAACAAATTACTAGGATTACTGTTGATAAAGACGTAAAATTTAAGAGACTATCCTTATTACGGTACACACTGACCTGGGAGAGCGCCGGTATCCGCAATAAGGACACTGGTAGCGCTGTGACTCGTGTCGGTACATGTGGTTATGGATGGTCTTGTAGTTCTCCGTGCCGTAACCACACTTGTTGCAGATGTAGCGCGGCCCGTTACCCGTGTTCACGCGGTAATCTCGCAGGCTCTTTTTCTTCTCGAAGTTCTTTGTCGTTATCTTGGGTATGGTGGACTTGTACTGGCCGTTGATCATTGATTCGATCAGCGGCGTTGACGTGAACGACGTATCGTTGGCGGTGGATGTGGTTGAAAAGATGTCGTCATTCAGGTCAGCCGTGAGGACGGCGCGGAGGTTCAGCTTCTGAGTAAACTTCTTCAGTGCGTCCACTTCTTCATTTGTA
Proteins encoded in this region:
- the LOC128231958 gene encoding uncharacterized protein LOC128231958, which produces MSKKEQKFYVCLHEPCSFTTDKRKAIYTHLVRTHNERKEDYECEYCSTVFEHEAVMEEHLHVHHPQQPFTYTCVSRIENIINTCAKMGTEAVREGGSDCTKDGLNEAHVIKPSYSSKPQTRPDISQRTKASVNESLTQIAMYVKAEQDDVPLDEYDGQTDEDACGSDVGDSVPSDDDSPTYTSKPSGLKIKFSRRKEPNPEDGSNSRDRSKSPPMLLPHMMASPTVTSGQETTPPDIIHGGGHLVSHAQVRDKSSKYYDKLEVYHSTDRQGRRCCPFCDYKTSKNTIRVHLSGIHKIHFVKCSLCDYKAAFPHQITQHGIKFHKTTNLNVIQLSKEYRERIIANLKQTHTIDSSLISTDISEQIEGTASIEDEDFNSEESYPSSGDEISEPPSKLNTSSTGDERSPVVDERVFKAPVSQTSKTDYYSIQFEKGVYLYSCNLCPFQTPVRATIYTHKYRHEEKSYMCGYCDFTAAPRSNVVHHLRNKHKALPVKVREADDLSDRVKQEPEEGEDQSTGENGAAALPEQNSIVESGHRDAPTAISEKPQQTIIKVPQFKRSITVEQGPPEPNNRKKAKMAEEASPNEYKLSLNKLYRINPSGSPKFLCVMCSYACDTHPKMKHHLYRHRPQKYKCPYCDHRKYPRSYVVRHVRDTHRNKPVRVIDLSKGSEPEDIPEYAQENAELDEAEEHVTEEIDHIESEVNNASMDLADDALDNDTNEEVDALKKFTQKLNLRAVLTADLNDDIFSTTSTANDTSFTSTPLIESMINGQYKSTIPKITTKNFEKKKSLRDYRVNTGNGPRYICNKCGYGTENYKTIHNHMYRHESQRYQCPYCGYRRSPRSFVENHIREVHKGNPVIVTELTGNEDLDAAEIVKDETVESPPAPTKLPAKWPAPKPLISVNVSAGVPLLIKTEPVENETIPAQSTVVNTVAIHQTRQQTAAANSSSPIKHTLPPPQAADNPVKVKKETRTTFKTMYKCTFDPETCNHISKDKSKMKQHLFMHVEYKPWTCDFCEMTASQSSHIKNHVRTEHPAVPETSFRYKKHNYLEKHIESFLTKGLFTVPVNEYRVIMDMKGNTKSSKQQSTFSRDLEGNIECPYCSYRTKSGGMTDHVKMKHMQPRFKCHWCDYRAFYRSEVRKHHRKERSHCGRDFKTQELDLVQVVEEIRDKNGDQLMDVNGGLVGYIPNLLPPEDDDDDDDDDDDDDDDDDDDDDDNEVDEENEGGDDGSSDSSSFGEDVQGYVEYTTEQLSQLCNRNKRKAATVLQLDMDQTDKTEQLDTASSGSECVAIAKDSPELSVQSPSSSKFKCGYCPFSAALRVKVKMHCAKKHGDKKLYVIDPPSKSRSRMSISSDGTETNNIVNVSCDEIKGTKFEQDLRKAGVFKLNLASLFPNSKRFKKNAGDNQQRYSSAKSASLDGGEFKKPLQPVSTTAQSVIGNCKDIVEHETVTEEMEQNDESVENNNEKETTIAYGDLDDHSETPETHDTDDKETTVQDIPMEHVSGKVRTAYPHCTPVILETDEESINSCDADMTAHSVTNQESHEGDIDADIARSREESQVLETVVSVGNGVCAIDGVSLAREVWNTTDSGKGCGDIGELFSLKNQHGSTRCNGAELINGHELVDI